In Nonlabens agnitus, the DNA window ACTTGCAGCAAATTGCTGCGCTACTTACTAATCAGACCACTTCTTATAAAAACAGGTATACGGTCAAAGTTGGGGAACACATCAAGCTATTTACGGCAGACGAGATACAATTGTTCTATTCAGAAAATAAGGGAACGTACATCAATCTACTTAATGGCCGCAATTATCTGATCGATTCCAAACTGGAACATGTGGAAACCGAATTGGATCCCAAGAAGTTTTTTAGAATTTCGCGTCAGGCCATCGTGAGTATTGACTCTATAAATGATATTGTTGCGTACACCAATTCTAGATTAAAGGTTAAAATCAGCTCGTTTGATGAATTTGATTTAGTGGTAAGTAGGGAACGTGTGAAGGAATTTAAGGGTTGGTTGGAAGGATAATCGCTGTCAAACGGCCTGTTTTAGCAATTTTAAGTATGGTTTAACATATTCTTCAAATCCATAACCGGTTGTTGTTCGTTAATTAGAGAGATATTACTAATTACTAACAAAAACAACTATGAAAAAAATTGCCCTTTGGTCAAGTATTGCGGTTTGTGCCGCAGCTGCCGTGTTTATCGCAGCTGACCACCTAGACGCTCCAGCCGTCGCTAACACAACTTCTGATATTGCAGATTTTTATGCCTTTCAAGGAAACAATGTAGATGCTACCACTTTTGTGGTGACACTTCCTGCAGGTGATGCAAGTGCTCAATTTGATGAAAACGTACTAATTGAAATCAACATTGACAATACTGGTGCAGAAGGTACGCCTCCAGGAGTAGTTGAAGATCTTGTAATCCAAGCGTTACGTCAAGGAGATAAGATGTATTTCTTTGGTCCATACAGACCTAGTGAAACAGGATTGAATAGCACCATCGATGTGAATCAATTCAAAACTTCTGTAGATATAGGAAGTACTAAAACTGAAGGTGGTGTAAGCTACTTTGCCGGTCAACGTCAAGATGCTTTCTTCTTTGATTTTGAAGCTTTTAATAATGTTGTCGCTACCG includes these proteins:
- a CDS encoding DUF4331 family protein, with product MKKIALWSSIAVCAAAAVFIAADHLDAPAVANTTSDIADFYAFQGNNVDATTFVVTLPAGDASAQFDENVLIEINIDNTGAEGTPPGVVEDLVIQALRQGDKMYFFGPYRPSETGLNSTIDVNQFKTSVDIGSTKTEGGVSYFAGQRQDAFFFDFEAFNNVVATAPAEGFGTTGNNTFAPLNTNAIVIEIPNSMLGTAPPHIVDQLLNTTTGLPAAYNVWVETKKR